One genomic segment of Drosophila melanogaster chromosome 3R includes these proteins:
- the CG2698 gene encoding uncharacterized protein, isoform D, which produces MNRSEPIPIRRDRSFDSVINRLLRMRSQNHESFRAAMYNFLIAAGVAAFVAVCFILGPFVRPLLWAFLMGAVLFPFKRRLAESVNSWFHRLEVRDSNVLVSICLSPLEATEHCGRLLIGWLCEHWQLLLAGCGVAGCIKLLVLYAPKGFLLAIWHWITFSHGLFVQIIGFLNVYVLISLIVVYLSCVHFFWRPENSAHFVVAGQSMWIAVAGYLSSFLGALQVPVFLLVMTYVTASTAYHLQTLDDSGSYLHRLQKLFDKNDFERSLSNFSICGRPGNEPLSPGLQSDVEDVSLSDTVDSTDTFDVKPETEVPSHQSDTFFKLLFYACLGTFLYRNVWMFILAAIPVILHLIYTVGEYTGITKFVCNKISEVYAALRFWAIEHHSAVLPLCLPGVLELNYKINTIVRDSLKASVESVTSILMIILMLLIIVFLSVFFCVNIYSETIEVAYLGKDLINKTITDRPELIDILPANMQSSIEDALDNAHHYGRRKIETYIDDWLADADKVHATKLKEQILEVWDRLIQYWIDFNKAGSSYGPRVPTDALKSTFGEIVDNPELVLVAKQGIIGWAQSNTQTILEVAESLWHIIRTNMSMIMGVTGEILSLVLSGGQACIEFILDMIVFFTALFYLLSSSQEKYAPLQITKYLGYSSSGIKIADALENSITVVLVSMFRCSTFTGLFTWLVHTVFGARIVFLPSALAAMLAAAPFLGSYWCAVPAFLELWLAQDRFYAGLILFLLQFFVPSSFETAIYADLKGGHPYLNGLAIAGGMYWIGWQGAIFGPLMLCFFIGLFEVATLAMRSHQEPRNSTDEERTTSIPRRVNETVNDSIIKTNDNTDGKSVIEGKPVELKIVTKTKTFQLLNTKENQ; this is translated from the exons ATGAATCGGTCCGAACCGATTCCCATTCGACGGGACCGCTCTTTTGACAGTGTGATCAACCGCCTGCTCCGTATGAGGTCCCAGAATCATGAGAGCTTTCGCGCCGCCATGTACAATTTCCTGATCGCCGCAGGAGTTGCGGCATTCGTCGCTGTGTGCTTCATTCTTGGGCCCTTCGTCCGTCCATTGCTGTGGGCCTTCCTCATGGGCGCCGTGCTCTTTCCATTCAAGCGACGTTTGGCGGAGAGCGTAAACAGTTGGTTTCACCGCTTGGAGGTGCGCGACTCCAATGTACTGGTTTCGATCTGCCTATCGCCGCTGGAAGCCACAGAGCATTGCGGGCGGTTGCTGATCGGGTGGCTCTGCGAACACTGGCAACTCCTCCTGGCCGGATGCGGAGTGGCCGGGTGCATTAAGCTGCTGGTTTTATATGCACCGAAGGGTTTTCTGCTGGCCATCTGGCATTGGATCACCTTTTCCCATGGCTTGTTCGTTCAAATTATTGGATTCCTCAACGTATACGTG CTCATTTCCTTGATCGTGGTCTACTTGAGCTGCGTCCACTTCTTTTGGAGGCCAGAGAATAGTGCCCACTTCGTGGTCGCCGGACAATCCATGTGGATAGCTGTAGCGGGCTATCTGAGTAGCTTTCTTGGCGCCCTGCAGGTGCCGGTATTTCTACTGGTTATGACCTATGTAACAGCATCTACGGCATATCATCTGCAAACCCTAGATGATTCGGGATCTTATCTTCACCGCCTGCAAAAGTTGTTCGACAAGAACGATTTTGAGCGATCGCTAAGCAACTTCAGCATTTGTGGCAGACCAGGCAACGAGCCACTGAGTCCGGGGCTGCAGTCGGATGTGGAGGATGTATCGTTAAGTGACACTGTCGACTCGACGGACACGTTTGATGTCAAGCCAGAAACGGAGGTTCCCAGTCACCAGAGCGACACATTCTTTAAGCTCCTTTTTTATGCCTGCTTGGGCACATTCCTCTATCGCAACGTGTGGATGTTTATCCTAGCGGCAATCCCAGTAATTCTGCATCTTATTTACACCGTAGGAGAGTATACGGGAATTACTAAATTTGTTTGCAACAAAATTAGCGAAGTTTACGCAGCGCTGCGT TTCTGGGCAATCGAACACCATTCTGCCGTGCTGCCACTCTGTCTACCTGGTGTCCTGGAACTAAACTATAAAATCAACACTATCGTGCGGGATTCACTAAAGGCCTCCGTTGAATCAGTCACCTCCATCCTAATGATCATCCTCATGCTGCTTATCATCGTGTTTCTAAGCGTGTTCTTCTGCGTGAACATTTACTCGGAGACGATTGAGGTGGCTTACCTGGGCAAGGATTTAATTAACAAGACGATCACAGATCGGCCTGAGCTAATTGACATCTTGCCTGCCAACATGCAATCGTCCATCGAGGATGCTCTTGATAACGCACACCATTATGGTCGCCGTAAGATTGAAACCTACATAGACGACTGGCTGGCAGACGCCGATAAGGTGCACGCCACCAAGTTGAAGGAGCAGATCCTCGAAGTGTGGGACCGGCTCATCCAGTATTGGATCGATTTCAATAAGGCCGGTTCATCGTACGGGCCGCGGGTACCAACGGATGCCCTGAAAAGCACATTTGGCGAAATCGTCGACAATCCAG AGCTAGTTTTAGTGGCAAAACAGGGCATTATCGGCTGGGCGCAGAGCAATACGCAGACGATCCTCGAGGTTGCAGAGTCGTTGTGGCACATCATCCGGACCAACATGTCCATGATAATGGGCGTGACCGGGGAGATTCTATCCCTTGTGCTTTCGGGTGGACAAGCGTGCATTGAGTTTATTCTAGATATG ATTGTATTCTTTACGGCTCTGTTCTACCTGCTCTCGAGCAGTCAGGAGAAGTACGCGCCCCTGCAGATCACAAAATACCTGGGCTATTCCAGCTCGGGTATCAAAATCGCCGATGCCCTGGAAAACTCCATTACCGTAGTCCTAGTCTCAATGTTTAGGTGCTCCACCTTTACGGGTCTGTTCACCTGGTTAGTCCATACGGTTTTCGGGGCCCGGATTGTGTTCCTGCCGTCCGCCTTGGCAGCTATGttggctgctgctcctttcCTAGGCAGTTACTGGTGTGCGGTGCCAGCCTTTCTAGAGCTTTGGCTGGCCCAGGACCGCTTCTATGCAGGACTTATATTGTTCCTGCTTCAGTTTTTCGTGCCATCATCTTTTGAAACTGCTATATATGCGGACCTCAAAGG TGGACATCCCTACCTCAACGGCCTGGCCATAGCAGGCGGAATGTATTGGATCGGTTGGCAAGGAGCTATTTTCGGACCCCTTATGCTTTGCTTCTTCATCGGCCTTTTTGAGGTGGCCACGCTGGCCATGCGCAGTCATCAAGAGCCCAG GAACAGTACGGACGAGGAGCGGACCAC CTCGATTCCTCGAAGGGTCAACGAAACTGTTAACGACAGTATAATAAAAACGAACGATAACACGGATGGAAAGTCTGTCATAGAGGGAAAACCTGTTGAGCTGAAAATCGTAACGAAAACCAAGACATTTCAACTGTTGAATACCAAAGAAAACCAGTAa
- the CG2698 gene encoding uncharacterized protein, isoform C: MNRSEPIPIRRDRSFDSVINRLLRMRSQNHESFRAAMYNFLIAAGVAAFVAVCFILGPFVRPLLWAFLMGAVLFPFKRRLAESVNSWFHRLEVRDSNVLVSICLSPLEATEHCGRLLIGWLCEHWQLLLAGCGVAGCIKLLVLYAPKGFLLAIWHWITFSHGLFVQIIGFLNVYVLISLIVVYLSCVHFFWRPENSAHFVVAGQSMWIAVAGYLSSFLGALQVPVFLLVMTYVTASTAYHLQTLDDSGSYLHRLQKLFDKNDFERSLSNFSICGRPGNEPLSPGLQSDVEDVSLSDTVDSTDTFDVKPETEVPSHQSDTFFKLLFYACLGTFLYRNVWMFILAAIPVILHLIYTVGEYTGITKFVCNKISEVYAALRFWAIEHHSAVLPLCLPGVLELNYKINTIVRDSLKASVESVTSILMIILMLLIIVFLSVFFCVNIYSETIEVAYLGKDLINKTITDRPELIDILPANMQSSIEDALDNAHHYGRRKIETYIDDWLADADKVHATKLKEQILEVWDRLIQYWIDFNKAGSSYGPRVPTDALKSTFGEIVDNPGKHKFHSLWLLSIFFPPVLLIHFLSSFSGFPHGCPGFR, encoded by the exons ATGAATCGGTCCGAACCGATTCCCATTCGACGGGACCGCTCTTTTGACAGTGTGATCAACCGCCTGCTCCGTATGAGGTCCCAGAATCATGAGAGCTTTCGCGCCGCCATGTACAATTTCCTGATCGCCGCAGGAGTTGCGGCATTCGTCGCTGTGTGCTTCATTCTTGGGCCCTTCGTCCGTCCATTGCTGTGGGCCTTCCTCATGGGCGCCGTGCTCTTTCCATTCAAGCGACGTTTGGCGGAGAGCGTAAACAGTTGGTTTCACCGCTTGGAGGTGCGCGACTCCAATGTACTGGTTTCGATCTGCCTATCGCCGCTGGAAGCCACAGAGCATTGCGGGCGGTTGCTGATCGGGTGGCTCTGCGAACACTGGCAACTCCTCCTGGCCGGATGCGGAGTGGCCGGGTGCATTAAGCTGCTGGTTTTATATGCACCGAAGGGTTTTCTGCTGGCCATCTGGCATTGGATCACCTTTTCCCATGGCTTGTTCGTTCAAATTATTGGATTCCTCAACGTATACGTG CTCATTTCCTTGATCGTGGTCTACTTGAGCTGCGTCCACTTCTTTTGGAGGCCAGAGAATAGTGCCCACTTCGTGGTCGCCGGACAATCCATGTGGATAGCTGTAGCGGGCTATCTGAGTAGCTTTCTTGGCGCCCTGCAGGTGCCGGTATTTCTACTGGTTATGACCTATGTAACAGCATCTACGGCATATCATCTGCAAACCCTAGATGATTCGGGATCTTATCTTCACCGCCTGCAAAAGTTGTTCGACAAGAACGATTTTGAGCGATCGCTAAGCAACTTCAGCATTTGTGGCAGACCAGGCAACGAGCCACTGAGTCCGGGGCTGCAGTCGGATGTGGAGGATGTATCGTTAAGTGACACTGTCGACTCGACGGACACGTTTGATGTCAAGCCAGAAACGGAGGTTCCCAGTCACCAGAGCGACACATTCTTTAAGCTCCTTTTTTATGCCTGCTTGGGCACATTCCTCTATCGCAACGTGTGGATGTTTATCCTAGCGGCAATCCCAGTAATTCTGCATCTTATTTACACCGTAGGAGAGTATACGGGAATTACTAAATTTGTTTGCAACAAAATTAGCGAAGTTTACGCAGCGCTGCGT TTCTGGGCAATCGAACACCATTCTGCCGTGCTGCCACTCTGTCTACCTGGTGTCCTGGAACTAAACTATAAAATCAACACTATCGTGCGGGATTCACTAAAGGCCTCCGTTGAATCAGTCACCTCCATCCTAATGATCATCCTCATGCTGCTTATCATCGTGTTTCTAAGCGTGTTCTTCTGCGTGAACATTTACTCGGAGACGATTGAGGTGGCTTACCTGGGCAAGGATTTAATTAACAAGACGATCACAGATCGGCCTGAGCTAATTGACATCTTGCCTGCCAACATGCAATCGTCCATCGAGGATGCTCTTGATAACGCACACCATTATGGTCGCCGTAAGATTGAAACCTACATAGACGACTGGCTGGCAGACGCCGATAAGGTGCACGCCACCAAGTTGAAGGAGCAGATCCTCGAAGTGTGGGACCGGCTCATCCAGTATTGGATCGATTTCAATAAGGCCGGTTCATCGTACGGGCCGCGGGTACCAACGGATGCCCTGAAAAGCACATTTGGCGAAATCGTCGACAATCCAGGTAAGCATAAGTTCCACTCCCTATGGCttctttcaattttctttCCTCCcgttttattaatacattttttgagTTCTTTTTCGGGGTTTCCGCATGGGTGTCCGGGCTTTCGTTAA
- the CG2698 gene encoding uncharacterized protein, isoform A yields MNRSEPIPIRRDRSFDSVINRLLRMRSQNHESFRAAMYNFLIAAGVAAFVAVCFILGPFVRPLLWAFLMGAVLFPFKRRLAESVNSWFHRLEVRDSNVLVSICLSPLEATEHCGRLLIGWLCEHWQLLLAGCGVAGCIKLLVLYAPKGFLLAIWHWITFSHGLFVQIIGFLNVYVLISLIVVYLSCVHFFWRPENSAHFVVAGQSMWIAVAGYLSSFLGALQVPVFLLVMTYVTASTAYHLQTLDDSGSYLHRLQKLFDKNDFERSLSNFSICGRPGNEPLSPGLQSDVEDVSLSDTVDSTDTFDVKPETEVPSHQSDTFFKLLFYACLGTFLYRNVWMFILAAIPVILHLIYTVGEYTGITKFVCNKISEVYAALRFWAIEHHSAVLPLCLPGVLELNYKINTIVRDSLKASVESVTSILMIILMLLIIVFLSVFFCVNIYSETIEVAYLGKDLINKTITDRPELIDILPANMQSSIEDALDNAHHYGRRKIETYIDDWLADADKVHATKLKEQILEVWDRLIQYWIDFNKAGSSYGPRVPTDALKSTFGEIVDNPELVLVAKQGIIGWAQSNTQTILEVAESLWHIIRTNMSMIMGVTGEILSLVLSGGQACIEFILDMIVFFTALFYLLSSSQEKYAPLQITKYLGYSSSGIKIADALENSITVVLVSMFRCSTFTGLFTWLVHTVFGARIVFLPSALAAMLAAAPFLGSYWCAVPAFLELWLAQDRFYAGLILFLLQFFVPSSFETAIYADLKGGHPYLNGLAIAGGMYWIGWQGAIFGPLMLCFFIGLFEVATLAMRSHQEPRNSTDEERTT; encoded by the exons ATGAATCGGTCCGAACCGATTCCCATTCGACGGGACCGCTCTTTTGACAGTGTGATCAACCGCCTGCTCCGTATGAGGTCCCAGAATCATGAGAGCTTTCGCGCCGCCATGTACAATTTCCTGATCGCCGCAGGAGTTGCGGCATTCGTCGCTGTGTGCTTCATTCTTGGGCCCTTCGTCCGTCCATTGCTGTGGGCCTTCCTCATGGGCGCCGTGCTCTTTCCATTCAAGCGACGTTTGGCGGAGAGCGTAAACAGTTGGTTTCACCGCTTGGAGGTGCGCGACTCCAATGTACTGGTTTCGATCTGCCTATCGCCGCTGGAAGCCACAGAGCATTGCGGGCGGTTGCTGATCGGGTGGCTCTGCGAACACTGGCAACTCCTCCTGGCCGGATGCGGAGTGGCCGGGTGCATTAAGCTGCTGGTTTTATATGCACCGAAGGGTTTTCTGCTGGCCATCTGGCATTGGATCACCTTTTCCCATGGCTTGTTCGTTCAAATTATTGGATTCCTCAACGTATACGTG CTCATTTCCTTGATCGTGGTCTACTTGAGCTGCGTCCACTTCTTTTGGAGGCCAGAGAATAGTGCCCACTTCGTGGTCGCCGGACAATCCATGTGGATAGCTGTAGCGGGCTATCTGAGTAGCTTTCTTGGCGCCCTGCAGGTGCCGGTATTTCTACTGGTTATGACCTATGTAACAGCATCTACGGCATATCATCTGCAAACCCTAGATGATTCGGGATCTTATCTTCACCGCCTGCAAAAGTTGTTCGACAAGAACGATTTTGAGCGATCGCTAAGCAACTTCAGCATTTGTGGCAGACCAGGCAACGAGCCACTGAGTCCGGGGCTGCAGTCGGATGTGGAGGATGTATCGTTAAGTGACACTGTCGACTCGACGGACACGTTTGATGTCAAGCCAGAAACGGAGGTTCCCAGTCACCAGAGCGACACATTCTTTAAGCTCCTTTTTTATGCCTGCTTGGGCACATTCCTCTATCGCAACGTGTGGATGTTTATCCTAGCGGCAATCCCAGTAATTCTGCATCTTATTTACACCGTAGGAGAGTATACGGGAATTACTAAATTTGTTTGCAACAAAATTAGCGAAGTTTACGCAGCGCTGCGT TTCTGGGCAATCGAACACCATTCTGCCGTGCTGCCACTCTGTCTACCTGGTGTCCTGGAACTAAACTATAAAATCAACACTATCGTGCGGGATTCACTAAAGGCCTCCGTTGAATCAGTCACCTCCATCCTAATGATCATCCTCATGCTGCTTATCATCGTGTTTCTAAGCGTGTTCTTCTGCGTGAACATTTACTCGGAGACGATTGAGGTGGCTTACCTGGGCAAGGATTTAATTAACAAGACGATCACAGATCGGCCTGAGCTAATTGACATCTTGCCTGCCAACATGCAATCGTCCATCGAGGATGCTCTTGATAACGCACACCATTATGGTCGCCGTAAGATTGAAACCTACATAGACGACTGGCTGGCAGACGCCGATAAGGTGCACGCCACCAAGTTGAAGGAGCAGATCCTCGAAGTGTGGGACCGGCTCATCCAGTATTGGATCGATTTCAATAAGGCCGGTTCATCGTACGGGCCGCGGGTACCAACGGATGCCCTGAAAAGCACATTTGGCGAAATCGTCGACAATCCAG AGCTAGTTTTAGTGGCAAAACAGGGCATTATCGGCTGGGCGCAGAGCAATACGCAGACGATCCTCGAGGTTGCAGAGTCGTTGTGGCACATCATCCGGACCAACATGTCCATGATAATGGGCGTGACCGGGGAGATTCTATCCCTTGTGCTTTCGGGTGGACAAGCGTGCATTGAGTTTATTCTAGATATG ATTGTATTCTTTACGGCTCTGTTCTACCTGCTCTCGAGCAGTCAGGAGAAGTACGCGCCCCTGCAGATCACAAAATACCTGGGCTATTCCAGCTCGGGTATCAAAATCGCCGATGCCCTGGAAAACTCCATTACCGTAGTCCTAGTCTCAATGTTTAGGTGCTCCACCTTTACGGGTCTGTTCACCTGGTTAGTCCATACGGTTTTCGGGGCCCGGATTGTGTTCCTGCCGTCCGCCTTGGCAGCTATGttggctgctgctcctttcCTAGGCAGTTACTGGTGTGCGGTGCCAGCCTTTCTAGAGCTTTGGCTGGCCCAGGACCGCTTCTATGCAGGACTTATATTGTTCCTGCTTCAGTTTTTCGTGCCATCATCTTTTGAAACTGCTATATATGCGGACCTCAAAGG TGGACATCCCTACCTCAACGGCCTGGCCATAGCAGGCGGAATGTATTGGATCGGTTGGCAAGGAGCTATTTTCGGACCCCTTATGCTTTGCTTCTTCATCGGCCTTTTTGAGGTGGCCACGCTGGCCATGCGCAGTCATCAAGAGCCCAG GAACAGTACGGACGAGGAGCGGACCACGTGA